In one window of Microbacterium dextranolyticum DNA:
- a CDS encoding DDE-type integrase/transposase/recombinase, with protein MVMLSDEPTFDIRVGASFSWDGSLCTVVEIAGNAIVIQDINRRLRRLHYAELLRPPSDGGRARFPRDPGGAAIDPLALIWTQLSAAEQEDVHQRADHVREVLTGYKSGSAAHARPGEPRDEYSPDSGKMSRYRAKAAEVGVSERTISNWVARYLEADELGLMDNRRVKPTRGLGNLDPRWVDMVRTIQAEQITEPRVARKVIMRRVAARLEREYGVGVVKIPSKSVRYRAFRDLDWGRNTFDGSTKAKRSNANKPQSAFGRFAPTRPGEYVLMDTTPLDVFGFDPVSGDWVNSELTVAMDLYDRAIVGMRLTPTARAMDVAGVLLEAMRPFEIPESWGRTASWPYSGVPDTLIVREDHIQVARFIRANLPETIVVDHGKIYLSEHVLSVCSRLGISVQPARLYMPTDKAAVERFFRTVKELLSQLPGFKGEDLLARGLDAESDAVYTISQLEEIIREWIATVYHVRPHSELADPLLPGLEMSPQQRYEQGVATAGHLRLPQDRNIVLEMLPVVHRTIQRYGIENWTLRYKDDDGVLRKYRNRSQSLYNQGRDWPFFVNPDDVRYIYFHDPEDSTWHTLSWERVKEVNTPFGIDALEYAKKLAASNPQIPDTEAALTALLARWGSGQHLTPQERRASARQVAAHRHETEAAAMTSIRLTQELIARSSPGVTLPSEELAGPRAVSLSSPAPLGGDDDVDDELDPTEYDPDPEFYATALEDL; from the coding sequence GTGGTGATGCTGTCCGACGAGCCGACCTTCGATATCCGCGTGGGTGCGAGCTTCAGCTGGGACGGCTCCCTCTGCACGGTCGTCGAGATAGCCGGAAACGCGATTGTCATTCAGGACATCAACCGTCGCCTGCGGCGCCTTCACTATGCGGAACTGCTTCGGCCGCCAAGCGATGGGGGCCGCGCCCGGTTCCCCCGGGATCCTGGTGGCGCTGCGATCGACCCGCTCGCTCTCATTTGGACGCAGCTATCGGCAGCCGAGCAGGAGGATGTGCATCAGCGAGCCGATCACGTACGCGAAGTTCTCACCGGGTACAAGTCCGGCAGTGCCGCACATGCACGCCCAGGCGAGCCGCGGGACGAGTACTCACCCGACAGCGGAAAGATGTCCCGCTACCGTGCCAAAGCGGCCGAGGTGGGCGTTTCAGAGCGCACGATCAGCAACTGGGTGGCTCGATACCTTGAGGCGGACGAACTGGGTCTGATGGACAACCGCCGCGTGAAGCCGACGCGCGGGCTCGGGAACCTCGACCCGCGGTGGGTCGACATGGTGCGCACTATCCAGGCAGAGCAGATTACGGAACCCCGCGTCGCGCGGAAGGTGATCATGCGACGCGTGGCAGCGCGGCTCGAGCGCGAGTACGGGGTCGGCGTGGTGAAGATCCCCTCGAAGTCTGTCCGGTACCGAGCGTTCCGCGACCTCGACTGGGGTCGGAACACGTTCGACGGAAGCACGAAGGCGAAGCGATCGAACGCGAACAAGCCGCAGAGTGCGTTTGGTCGCTTCGCTCCCACTCGGCCAGGTGAGTACGTCCTCATGGATACGACACCGCTGGACGTGTTCGGATTCGATCCCGTGAGCGGCGACTGGGTGAACAGCGAACTCACCGTCGCGATGGATCTCTACGATCGAGCGATCGTCGGTATGAGGCTCACCCCGACCGCTCGCGCTATGGACGTCGCCGGTGTGCTCCTCGAGGCGATGCGTCCGTTCGAGATCCCCGAAAGCTGGGGTAGGACGGCATCATGGCCCTACTCGGGGGTTCCCGACACGCTCATCGTCCGCGAGGACCACATCCAGGTCGCAAGGTTCATCCGAGCCAACCTGCCCGAGACGATCGTCGTCGACCACGGCAAGATCTACCTCTCCGAGCATGTGCTGAGCGTCTGTTCGCGGCTGGGGATCTCGGTACAGCCAGCCCGACTGTACATGCCCACGGACAAGGCCGCGGTGGAGAGGTTCTTCCGCACCGTCAAGGAGCTGCTGAGTCAGCTGCCTGGCTTCAAGGGAGAAGACCTGTTGGCCCGTGGTCTCGACGCTGAATCTGATGCGGTGTACACCATCTCGCAGCTCGAGGAGATCATCCGCGAGTGGATCGCGACCGTTTACCACGTGCGCCCGCACAGCGAACTGGCTGACCCGCTGCTGCCTGGACTGGAGATGAGCCCGCAACAGCGATACGAGCAGGGCGTGGCGACGGCAGGCCACCTCCGACTGCCCCAAGATCGAAACATCGTGCTGGAGATGCTCCCTGTTGTGCACCGAACGATCCAGCGGTACGGAATCGAGAACTGGACGCTGCGCTACAAGGACGACGATGGGGTGCTCCGCAAGTACCGTAACCGGTCGCAATCCCTCTACAACCAGGGGCGAGACTGGCCCTTCTTCGTCAACCCCGACGATGTCCGATACATCTACTTCCACGACCCCGAAGACAGCACATGGCACACCCTGTCCTGGGAGCGAGTCAAAGAGGTCAACACCCCGTTCGGAATCGACGCGCTCGAGTACGCGAAGAAGCTGGCCGCCTCGAACCCGCAGATCCCGGACACCGAAGCAGCTCTGACCGCACTGCTCGCGCGGTGGGGATCCGGCCAACACCTCACCCCGCAGGAGCGCCGTGCCTCCGCACGGCAGGTCGCCGCGCACCGACACGAGACCGAAGCGGCAGCCATGACATCGATCCGCCTGACGCAGGAGCTCATCGCACGAAGCAGCCCCGGCGTGACTCTCCCGAGTGAGGAGCTGGCCGGTCCCCGTGCCGTCTCCCTGTCCTCTCCGGCGCCGTTGGGTGGCGACGACGACGTGGACGACGAACTCGACCCCACCGAGTACGACCCAGACCCGGAGTTCTACGCGACCGCCCTGGAGGATTTGTGA
- a CDS encoding ISL3 family transposase yields the protein MHHPTFATPDLTTFCRLDELGLEAIGQLIEPDRAVLECRVVDDDPWCRKCGAEGVPRDTVTRPLAHEPFGHRPTTLLVRVRRYRCGHCRRTWRQDTTNAAARRAKISRGGVGWALKAIVVDHLTVSRAAAGLGVSWHTANTAILAEGKRRLIDDPARFDGVTTIGVDEHVWRHTRFGDKYVTVIIDLTPARNKTGPARLLDMVEGRSKQVFKEWLAARPAEWSSRIEVVAMDGFSGFKTAAAEELPDAVPVMDPFHVVRLAGDALDRTRQRVQQDTLGHRGHAGDPLYGVRRTLHTGASFLTEKQTARLDAVFAAEEHVEVEATWGIYQRIVAAYREPDKNKAKEMMRAVIDSVSSGVPAMLAEICRLGRTLKQRAADVLAFFDLAGTSNGPTEAINGRLEHLRGSALGFRNLANYTARSLLEAGGFRPSLHP from the coding sequence TTGCACCACCCTACGTTCGCGACCCCTGACCTCACCACGTTCTGCCGTCTCGATGAGCTCGGCCTCGAAGCCATCGGCCAGTTGATCGAGCCCGACCGGGCGGTACTCGAGTGCCGCGTCGTTGACGATGACCCGTGGTGTCGGAAGTGTGGCGCCGAGGGCGTGCCGCGCGACACCGTGACGCGTCCGCTCGCGCACGAGCCGTTCGGTCACCGGCCCACGACGCTGCTGGTGCGGGTGCGCCGCTACCGGTGCGGCCACTGCCGCCGCACCTGGCGGCAGGACACGACGAACGCGGCGGCGCGGCGGGCGAAGATCTCCCGCGGCGGGGTCGGGTGGGCGCTGAAGGCGATCGTGGTCGACCACCTCACCGTCTCCCGCGCCGCGGCAGGCCTGGGGGTGTCGTGGCACACCGCGAACACCGCGATCCTCGCCGAGGGCAAGCGGCGGCTGATCGACGATCCGGCCAGGTTCGACGGCGTCACCACGATCGGCGTCGACGAGCACGTCTGGCGTCACACCCGGTTCGGTGACAAGTACGTGACCGTGATCATCGACCTCACGCCCGCCCGCAACAAGACAGGTCCCGCACGGCTGCTGGACATGGTCGAGGGCCGGTCGAAGCAGGTATTCAAGGAGTGGCTCGCCGCCCGGCCTGCGGAGTGGTCGAGCCGGATCGAGGTGGTCGCGATGGACGGGTTCTCCGGGTTCAAGACGGCCGCGGCCGAAGAGCTCCCCGACGCGGTTCCGGTGATGGACCCGTTCCACGTCGTCCGCCTGGCCGGCGACGCGCTCGACCGGACCCGGCAGCGCGTCCAGCAAGACACCCTCGGGCACCGCGGTCACGCCGGCGACCCGCTCTACGGGGTCCGCCGCACCCTCCACACCGGCGCGAGCTTCCTCACCGAGAAGCAGACCGCGCGGCTCGACGCGGTGTTCGCCGCCGAGGAGCACGTCGAGGTCGAAGCGACCTGGGGCATCTACCAGCGCATCGTCGCCGCCTACCGCGAACCCGACAAGAACAAGGCGAAGGAGATGATGCGGGCGGTGATCGATTCCGTCAGCAGTGGCGTCCCCGCGATGCTGGCCGAGATTTGCCGGCTCGGTCGGACGTTGAAGCAGCGCGCCGCGGACGTCCTCGCGTTCTTCGACCTGGCCGGCACGAGCAACGGTCCGACAGAGGCGATCAACGGCCGACTCGAGCATCTCCGCGGCTCCGCGCTCGGCTTCCGCAACCTCGCGAACTACACAGCCAGGAGCCTGCTCGAGGCCGGAGGTTTCAGACCCTCCCTACACCCTTGA
- a CDS encoding serine/threonine protein kinase: protein MIPKSLFPLADEVAHLGTGGFACTFRIREGDRQTALKIIDPGLSERERVDRELNALQRVTNDGVVQFLAHGVHKFEGVDYCWIRMEFIEGRSLGAELGAGVVFTPLEALDLISRLTDAAASIWAQGTAHRDLSPNNIILDADGRPVIVDLGLARHVDDESYTALPTPGTPGWMSPEQVGSSPVHGDWRSDQFVIGALAYRLLTNVQPFYALSLIDRWRAPAVQTPQPIRAIDPEIPSAVADVVERMLHKQPHRRYLKVSELLTDLTLAISSMQSASTIETSPQRFLLNIGQVKNYAENGFLSALRPHGVVIDIRAGSRVREFVDAAHDVGAEAIVDPVTHYVRSPLAVRPAGFRKLPYGSAPVLTGFSDETSRREFCTNVLDSVTADEPDAIVSPYFYAAENEQSWLTESVACAGLTEALLTQRGQVTSMWLGVAVHSSWLANERQRDLLLTALTARQWRGVHLLLSTTQAPFGPLGDVDTLRGLRDLIAVLREAGTPVIVGRRASSGLLLLALGAEGWSTGVSGNLMNMTPHPEDETSGGRSLDRIYIPGLVNLVSIEAYLLMRARRPEYVELGTPQAAALLDGNPSLDDLSTEERILLLQHNLIAQSRQVSELATLPAGQRIARLRTWVDVATERYRELPPTRLPSEGPAFLEGWAEVLA from the coding sequence TTGATTCCGAAGAGCCTCTTTCCCCTCGCGGATGAGGTAGCCCACCTCGGCACGGGCGGATTCGCCTGCACCTTCAGAATCCGAGAGGGTGACCGGCAAACAGCCCTCAAGATCATCGATCCGGGGCTCTCCGAGCGTGAGCGTGTCGACAGAGAACTCAATGCTCTGCAACGAGTTACGAACGACGGAGTCGTGCAATTCCTCGCTCATGGCGTTCACAAGTTCGAGGGAGTCGACTACTGCTGGATTCGGATGGAGTTCATCGAGGGTAGGTCTCTTGGGGCCGAGCTCGGGGCCGGAGTGGTCTTCACTCCGCTCGAAGCGCTCGACTTGATAAGCCGGCTAACCGATGCGGCCGCGTCGATCTGGGCCCAAGGCACAGCGCATCGAGACCTGAGCCCGAACAACATCATCCTCGACGCTGACGGCAGGCCGGTCATCGTCGACTTGGGGTTGGCTCGTCACGTAGACGATGAGTCTTACACCGCGTTGCCAACCCCCGGAACGCCGGGATGGATGAGCCCTGAGCAGGTTGGCTCGTCCCCCGTCCACGGCGACTGGCGTAGTGATCAGTTCGTCATCGGCGCGCTTGCCTACCGACTCCTGACCAACGTGCAGCCCTTCTACGCACTCAGCCTCATCGATCGATGGCGCGCGCCCGCAGTGCAGACACCTCAACCAATACGAGCCATCGACCCGGAGATTCCCTCGGCCGTCGCGGATGTCGTCGAGAGGATGCTGCACAAGCAGCCGCACAGGCGATATCTCAAAGTCAGCGAGCTTCTGACAGACCTCACACTCGCGATTTCGTCGATGCAGTCGGCGTCGACCATCGAGACCAGCCCCCAGCGCTTTCTGCTGAACATCGGGCAGGTCAAGAACTACGCCGAAAACGGCTTTCTCTCCGCGCTCCGACCGCACGGAGTGGTCATCGATATCCGCGCAGGTTCACGAGTCCGTGAGTTCGTTGACGCTGCACATGACGTCGGAGCTGAGGCGATCGTGGATCCGGTCACTCACTACGTCCGGAGTCCCCTCGCCGTTCGACCGGCAGGCTTCCGAAAGCTCCCGTACGGTTCGGCGCCCGTACTAACCGGGTTCTCAGATGAGACCTCGCGTCGAGAGTTTTGCACCAACGTGCTCGACTCCGTGACGGCCGACGAACCTGACGCGATCGTCTCGCCATATTTCTACGCGGCCGAGAACGAGCAGAGCTGGCTCACCGAATCCGTGGCCTGCGCAGGACTGACGGAGGCGCTCCTTACTCAGCGCGGGCAGGTGACCTCGATGTGGCTTGGTGTCGCCGTGCACTCCAGCTGGCTCGCCAATGAGAGGCAGCGCGATCTCCTACTGACGGCCCTCACGGCTCGGCAGTGGCGAGGCGTCCACCTGTTGCTGAGTACTACACAGGCGCCGTTCGGACCGCTCGGCGATGTCGACACGCTGCGTGGCCTTCGCGATCTCATCGCCGTACTCCGGGAAGCCGGAACGCCGGTGATCGTCGGACGACGAGCGAGTAGCGGACTGTTGCTCCTTGCTCTCGGAGCGGAAGGATGGTCCACCGGCGTCTCGGGGAACCTGATGAACATGACACCGCATCCCGAGGATGAGACGTCGGGTGGGCGATCTCTTGACCGCATCTACATACCGGGGCTCGTGAATCTGGTGTCAATCGAGGCGTACCTGCTCATGCGTGCTCGTCGGCCCGAATACGTGGAGCTGGGGACGCCGCAGGCTGCGGCACTCCTCGACGGCAATCCCAGCTTGGATGACCTCAGTACCGAGGAACGCATCCTCCTCCTGCAGCACAACCTCATCGCACAGTCGCGCCAGGTTTCCGAACTGGCGACCCTCCCCGCCGGACAGAGGATCGCTCGCCTTCGAACCTGGGTCGACGTTGCCACGGAGCGATATCGCGAACTGCCTCCGACTCGGCTCCCGAGTGAAGGCCCGGCCTTCCTCGAAGGCTGGGCGGAAGTCCTGGCTTAG
- a CDS encoding TnsA-like heteromeric transposase endonuclease subunit, with protein sequence MSLMGAAAVQIRGRDDSVSVTELSLLTLPAFDAATPWRRFRAYRGQRHYSGSYWSATMESLVGYESRLELANLLGEDFDPSTVWILSQPFLVEGRDGSRKRRHVPDYLVERTGGRACVIDVKPAALLSDPKIAAALTWSGQLVESIGWDYVVLSEPEPVRLSNLKFLAGYRRAFQFAPVEVEAVRLSVQEPMTFGQACRVGAAQLAEPEYARGIVLHLLWAGRLTTDLSAPLASTAIVEPAW encoded by the coding sequence ATGAGCCTGATGGGTGCGGCGGCAGTGCAGATTCGGGGCCGCGACGACAGCGTCAGCGTTACGGAGCTCTCGTTGCTCACTCTGCCGGCGTTTGACGCCGCGACCCCGTGGCGACGCTTTCGCGCCTATCGCGGTCAGCGTCATTACTCCGGTAGCTACTGGTCGGCGACGATGGAATCGCTGGTGGGGTATGAGTCGAGGCTCGAGCTCGCCAACCTCCTGGGGGAAGACTTCGACCCGTCGACGGTGTGGATCCTCTCGCAGCCGTTCCTTGTCGAAGGGAGGGACGGGAGCCGCAAGCGGCGGCATGTGCCGGACTACCTCGTGGAGCGTACCGGCGGCCGGGCTTGTGTGATCGATGTGAAGCCCGCCGCTCTTCTTAGTGATCCGAAGATCGCGGCCGCGTTGACGTGGTCGGGGCAGTTAGTCGAGTCGATCGGGTGGGACTACGTCGTGCTCAGCGAACCGGAGCCAGTCCGCCTGAGCAACCTCAAGTTTCTCGCGGGCTATCGGCGGGCATTCCAGTTTGCGCCCGTCGAAGTCGAGGCGGTCCGCCTGTCTGTTCAAGAGCCGATGACGTTCGGGCAGGCTTGCCGAGTCGGTGCAGCGCAGCTCGCCGAGCCCGAGTATGCGCGGGGAATCGTCCTTCACCTTCTTTGGGCAGGACGGCTCACGACTGATCTCTCAGCGCCGCTCGCTTCGACAGCGATTGTGGAGCCAGCGTGGTGA
- the secA2 gene encoding accessory Sec system translocase SecA2 translates to MRRWIERVTGAPGSTSFRRFRRIVSAANERGQWAGDLDDADLSRAARAALISPGRSAVVEPTADLLAVLRTAARRTLGEEPFDEQLLAACALAAGNAVEMDTGEGKTLAGALAAAAFAVAGRRVHVLSVNDYLAERDAAWMRPLFDSLDIRVGWVGQHTPLMTRAEMYRLDVVYAPVSEVGYDVLRDRFATTEADRVSPVLDVAIVDEADAVLIDEAVSPLVLAGTSTDSPEDFTLADALVQELDPGLHYAIDADHATVSLTDAGLDLLENRLGGVNLYDTAHTATLTRLNLALHAHVLVHRDVDYLVVDDAIKLINTARGRVAHQQRWPDGLHAAVEAKEQLTVSSPGIVLDTLTVQDLLRRYMTLSGMSGTMVAVAEELAEFYSLRSGRIERRLPNQRTDLPQRVFLDEDSRVDAVLVEARERHRAGQPVLVGTQSVAESEHYAKVLAEAGIEAHVLNARNDAREAAVIAEAGEYGAVTISTQMSGRGTDIRLGGIDEHDHRRVARSGGLAVLQIGRYPSGRLDAQLRGRSGRQGDPGTTATFVSTTDELVQANAPDHLLEKIRRRGSQLDQTTLGSIIDQAQRIAEGIQHDRHRDTWDFSRAIARQRDTVLGDREAVMNGDRAALEVTRRIPEAFDRLASASSPSVVARLARDVALWCLDEQWCDHLAHLTEIRDGIHLQALAGVNPRDEFHRIALREFRGFFASAYDRAADIIRDVTPDQLGQDITVLGLRRPSATWTYMTSDNPLGSPMDRAARAAGKWIRTRVYRIE, encoded by the coding sequence ATGAGGCGGTGGATTGAGCGAGTGACCGGGGCGCCCGGTTCCACGTCCTTTCGGCGCTTCCGTCGCATCGTGTCTGCAGCGAACGAGCGCGGGCAGTGGGCCGGCGATCTCGATGACGCCGACTTGTCACGCGCCGCCCGCGCAGCACTGATCTCGCCAGGTCGCAGTGCGGTAGTCGAGCCGACCGCCGACCTGTTGGCTGTGCTGCGCACGGCCGCGCGGCGCACGCTCGGGGAAGAGCCGTTCGATGAGCAACTGCTGGCGGCTTGCGCGCTGGCAGCGGGGAACGCGGTAGAGATGGACACCGGTGAGGGGAAGACTCTTGCCGGTGCTCTCGCTGCGGCCGCTTTCGCGGTCGCCGGTCGGCGCGTACATGTGCTGTCGGTGAACGACTATCTCGCGGAGCGGGATGCCGCGTGGATGCGTCCCCTCTTCGATTCGCTCGACATCCGTGTCGGCTGGGTCGGTCAACACACGCCGCTGATGACGCGGGCTGAGATGTATAGGTTGGACGTCGTCTACGCGCCGGTCAGCGAGGTCGGATACGACGTGCTCCGCGACCGGTTCGCGACAACCGAAGCAGACCGCGTGAGCCCGGTGCTCGATGTCGCGATCGTCGACGAGGCCGACGCGGTACTGATCGACGAAGCGGTGTCGCCCCTCGTCCTCGCCGGAACGTCCACAGACAGCCCGGAAGACTTCACGCTGGCGGACGCCCTCGTGCAAGAGCTTGACCCCGGACTGCACTACGCGATCGACGCCGACCATGCCACCGTCTCGCTCACCGACGCCGGCCTCGACCTCCTCGAGAACCGACTCGGCGGTGTGAACCTCTACGACACCGCACACACAGCGACGCTCACACGCCTCAACCTCGCCCTCCACGCTCACGTTCTCGTGCACCGAGACGTCGACTACCTGGTCGTCGACGACGCGATCAAGCTCATCAACACCGCAAGAGGCCGTGTCGCGCACCAGCAACGGTGGCCAGACGGGCTGCACGCGGCAGTCGAGGCCAAAGAGCAGCTCACTGTCTCGTCGCCCGGGATCGTCCTCGACACCCTCACGGTGCAGGATCTGCTGCGTCGCTATATGACCCTGTCGGGCATGAGCGGAACCATGGTCGCAGTGGCCGAGGAACTGGCCGAGTTCTACTCGCTCCGCTCTGGTCGGATCGAACGACGGCTACCGAACCAGCGGACAGATCTGCCGCAGCGTGTCTTCCTCGACGAGGACTCCCGCGTGGATGCCGTGTTGGTGGAGGCTCGAGAGCGTCATCGGGCAGGGCAACCGGTGCTCGTGGGAACACAGAGCGTCGCGGAGTCCGAACACTACGCAAAGGTGCTCGCCGAGGCGGGAATCGAAGCCCACGTGCTCAACGCCCGCAACGACGCGCGGGAGGCCGCAGTCATTGCAGAGGCCGGCGAGTATGGGGCGGTCACGATATCCACCCAGATGTCGGGGCGCGGCACAGACATCCGCCTCGGAGGCATCGACGAGCACGACCATCGTCGCGTCGCGAGAAGCGGGGGACTAGCGGTGCTGCAGATCGGCAGGTATCCGTCCGGCCGCCTTGACGCGCAGTTGCGCGGCCGCTCAGGCAGGCAGGGCGACCCCGGCACTACCGCCACCTTCGTGAGCACCACCGACGAACTGGTGCAGGCCAACGCTCCTGACCACCTGCTCGAGAAGATCCGACGACGAGGATCGCAACTCGACCAGACCACGCTCGGTTCCATCATCGACCAGGCGCAGCGGATCGCCGAGGGCATCCAACACGACCGCCACCGCGACACCTGGGACTTCAGCCGCGCGATCGCCCGCCAGCGCGACACCGTTCTCGGCGACCGAGAGGCGGTCATGAACGGTGACCGCGCCGCCCTAGAGGTCACTCGACGAATACCAGAGGCATTCGATCGCCTTGCCTCGGCATCCTCCCCGTCAGTAGTTGCTCGTCTCGCCCGCGACGTCGCATTGTGGTGTCTCGACGAACAGTGGTGCGACCATCTGGCACATCTGACGGAGATCCGCGACGGCATCCACCTGCAGGCCCTCGCCGGCGTCAACCCGCGCGATGAGTTTCACCGCATCGCACTGCGCGAATTCCGCGGATTCTTCGCGTCGGCTTATGACCGCGCCGCCGACATCATCCGTGACGTGACACCCGACCAGCTCGGGCAGGACATCACTGTGCTCGGGTTGCGCCGACCGTCGGCAACGTGGACCTACATGACCAGCGACAATCCCCTGGGTAGTCCGATGGACCGCGCCGCGCGCGCGGCTGGCAAATGGATTCGGACACGCGTCTATCGGATCGAGTAA
- a CDS encoding ATP-binding protein translates to MAQIRALDTVARRDYGRQRRRWHESILLRTPQVVRANEQLDDLLEANEDAVTRVRAAAAIDAPPSLGKSTTVDAYGLRYHREQIDQLGEYVDDNDDILRIPVCRITLTGDVTIKGLHQQLFEFYAHPARRATTGRVLARDLATMAGDAVRRHETRLIIIDDVHFLRPGTEKGEQVANELKWLANEYPATFLFAGVALKQRGLFSEGRNGEFAALAQTGRRWTLLQLHAFDPLTVIGAPVWRDTLLGIEQRLMLARMRPGTLADTLSDYLYIRSTGVIGSLMQLIRLGAIRAIRTGKETLDTDLLEQVSIDEAAEIARGATAILVNKARRVARS, encoded by the coding sequence ATGGCGCAGATTCGCGCCCTCGACACCGTCGCGCGCAGGGACTACGGGCGGCAACGCCGGCGATGGCACGAGAGCATCCTGCTGCGCACACCGCAGGTTGTCCGTGCCAATGAGCAACTCGACGATCTGCTTGAAGCCAACGAGGACGCGGTGACCCGCGTTCGGGCCGCTGCGGCCATCGACGCTCCGCCGTCTCTGGGCAAGTCGACCACCGTCGACGCGTACGGACTCAGATACCACCGGGAACAGATCGACCAGCTCGGCGAGTACGTGGATGATAACGACGACATCCTGAGGATCCCCGTGTGCCGAATCACGCTCACCGGCGATGTGACGATCAAGGGGCTTCACCAGCAACTATTCGAGTTCTACGCACACCCGGCGCGGCGGGCGACCACGGGCAGGGTGCTCGCCCGCGATCTTGCCACCATGGCGGGCGACGCAGTCCGACGCCACGAGACGCGGCTGATCATTATCGACGACGTCCACTTCCTCCGCCCGGGCACCGAGAAGGGCGAGCAGGTCGCGAACGAGCTCAAATGGCTCGCTAACGAGTACCCCGCGACCTTTCTGTTCGCCGGTGTCGCTCTGAAGCAGCGAGGGTTGTTCTCCGAAGGCCGCAACGGTGAGTTCGCCGCCTTGGCGCAGACCGGCCGGCGATGGACACTGCTGCAGCTCCACGCGTTTGATCCGCTCACGGTGATCGGCGCACCCGTGTGGCGCGACACGCTGCTCGGGATCGAGCAGCGACTGATGCTTGCGCGGATGCGTCCGGGCACCCTCGCCGACACGCTCAGCGACTACCTCTACATTCGCTCGACAGGCGTCATCGGATCGTTGATGCAACTGATCCGCCTGGGAGCGATACGCGCCATCCGCACCGGGAAGGAGACCCTCGACACGGATCTCCTGGAACAGGTCTCGATCGATGAAGCTGCGGAGATCGCACGTGGCGCTACAGCAATTCTCGTGAACAAAGCACGGCGAGTCGCCCGATCATGA
- the dnaB gene encoding replicative DNA helicase, translating into MSIADISEERLGGIPNRSNERTPPHDVLAEQSTLGGMLLSADAVADVVESLRGTDFYVPKHELIFEAILNLYSHGEPTDVVAVTDELIKTGDLLRSGGADYLHSLTSIVPTAANSAYYASIVHERALLRRLVEAGTRIVQMGYNGQGEALDLVNNAQAEIYSVTGAEQAEDYVALEVAVGAAIEEIEAARGRDGQMTGIPTGFAALDQLTNGLHPGQMIVVAARPAMGKSTLALDFARAAAIKNNKPTIFFSLEMGRSEIAMRLMSAEGAVPLQSMRKGTLDSRDWTTIASTRGRINDAPLYIDDSPNMTLVEIRAKCRKLKQRVGLQMVVIDYLQLMTSGKRVESRQQEVSEFSRALKLLAKELQVPVIALSQLNRGAEQRADKKPAISDLRESGSIEQDADIVILLHREAAYEKDSPRAGEADLIVAKHRNGPTDTVTVAFQGHFSRFTDMAPGDFG; encoded by the coding sequence ATGTCGATTGCGGACATCTCTGAGGAGCGCCTCGGTGGCATCCCCAACCGGAGTAACGAGCGCACCCCGCCGCACGACGTTCTCGCTGAGCAGAGCACGCTGGGGGGCATGCTGCTGTCGGCGGATGCCGTCGCCGATGTCGTCGAGTCGCTGCGCGGCACCGACTTCTACGTGCCCAAGCACGAGCTGATCTTCGAGGCAATCCTCAACCTCTATTCGCACGGCGAGCCCACCGACGTCGTCGCCGTCACCGACGAGCTCATCAAGACAGGCGACCTGCTGCGCTCGGGCGGAGCCGACTACCTGCACTCGCTGACCTCGATCGTGCCGACGGCGGCGAACTCCGCCTATTACGCGTCGATCGTGCACGAGCGGGCATTGCTGCGCCGCCTCGTCGAGGCCGGCACCCGCATCGTGCAGATGGGCTACAACGGCCAGGGTGAGGCGCTCGACCTCGTCAACAACGCGCAGGCCGAGATCTACTCGGTCACCGGCGCCGAGCAGGCCGAAGACTACGTCGCCCTCGAGGTCGCCGTCGGCGCCGCGATCGAGGAGATCGAGGCGGCCCGCGGCCGCGATGGTCAGATGACCGGCATCCCCACCGGCTTCGCCGCCCTCGACCAGCTCACGAACGGGCTGCACCCGGGGCAGATGATCGTCGTCGCGGCGCGCCCCGCGATGGGTAAGTCGACGCTTGCGCTCGACTTCGCGCGCGCGGCCGCGATCAAGAACAACAAGCCGACCATCTTCTTCTCGCTCGAAATGGGCCGCAGCGAGATCGCGATGCGGCTCATGAGCGCCGAAGGCGCCGTGCCGCTGCAGTCGATGCGCAAGGGCACCCTCGACTCGCGCGACTGGACGACGATCGCCTCCACCCGCGGTCGCATCAACGACGCGCCGCTGTACATCGACGACTCGCCGAACATGACGCTCGTCGAGATCCGCGCGAAGTGCCGCAAGCTCAAGCAGCGCGTGGGCCTGCAGATGGTCGTCATCGACTACCTGCAGCTGATGACTTCGGGCAAGCGCGTCGAGAGTCGCCAGCAGGAGGTCTCGGAGTTCTCGCGCGCACTGAAGCTGCTCGCGAAAGAGCTGCAGGTGCCGGTCATCGCGCTGTCGCAGCTGAACCGTGGCGCCGAGCAGCGTGCCGACAAGAAGCCCGCGATCAGCGACCTGCGTGAGTCGGGCTCGATCGAGCAGGATGCCGACATCGTGATCCTGCTGCACCGCGAGGCCGCCTACGAGAAAGACAGCCCCCGCGCCGGCGAAGCCGACCTCATCGTCGCCAAGCACCGCAACGGCCCCACCGACACCGTCACTGTTGCGTTCCAGGGACACTTCTCACGGTTCACTGACATGGCTCCGGGGGACTTCGGGTAG